One Carassius carassius chromosome 20, fCarCar2.1, whole genome shotgun sequence DNA segment encodes these proteins:
- the LOC132096960 gene encoding fibronectin type III domain-containing protein 7-like: MFLEPGESNNVTYSTTTIGTVSSISVEYNCLTSTETISWDAVFGATSYRAVITDGQGRSLNCSSTDTSCQISNLVCGERYTVWITAIANCESTSDGSYFFETAPCPPKAPKVYRECSTSVILFSWEPTNNTAYYFAIAVDSDGLVTECVTVETSCYFTDTVCGQTYSFYVSAVYTGGLDCNSGKTEGLVVKTAPCLPQNIYAIANCNSISSVIITWDKAAGAEAYVVEARGNRKDFYNCTSANTSCTLTDLDCGESMSVWIVAKNGECTTDPVMGDVADTVPCIPQNVSAVDTCSSDSASFTWNFASGAIIYIGMAVHVTGTVHTCAAMATECTFPDLQCGEEYDAYVLSTNLKCNSSESQHITLQTAPCAPVSVGATRDCAANQAVVSWQALQTGSLYTAVLQDEHGPTVNCSSSSNNCTFTNLLCGMKYNVTVTTNDGQCGSQPSTPIQIQSVPCDPQNITTVLQCDTNTANVTWTASAGANGYTAMATDGQQQRLASCHSMGTSCQLTSLPCGMRLNVTVQADGATCNSSSQPKAVVETAPCVPTNVAAALNCSSNIASVTWQSALGATWYLVKAEGNQGYKTSCNNTVTHCDIPNLQCGQEYTITVMGMNGNCVGPASQPVTLVSAPCPNTGIRASLDCSTNSALISWTPGNGSLSFNATLKSFQDPQKHNCLTNGSSCSISSLPCGQHYNICVTGYGQTCSTSSKSLVTLDTAPCVPTQVNVSLSCGSDTASVSWAASSGLVSYYTVTAVDDFGHTLTCNSSSTSCDIRGLACGQTYNVSVTAMSMDCTGQRSEVRRINAAPCAPQSVVSQLLDCQTGDVQISWQSSKGAQIYYAQAKSTNKTLLCNSTSTSCTIPALGCGQTYNITVVAEANGCSSNASAISQVTAGKVTFEQTE, encoded by the exons ATGTTCCTTGAACCAGGAGAGTCCAATAATGTCACCTACTCAACTACCA CTATTGGAACAGTTTCCTCCATCTCTGTGGAGTACAACTGTCTTACTTCTACGGAAACGATTAGCTGGGATGCGGTTTTTGGTGCCACGTCGTACCGTGCCGTCATTACAGATGGCCAAGGCCGGTCGCTCAACTGCTCTTCAACGGACACCTCCTGCCAGATCTCGAATCTGGTCTGCGGGGAACGGTACACTGTATGGATTACAGCCATCGCTAACTGTGAAAGCACTTCCGACGGCAGCTACTTCTTCGAGACAG CACCATGCCCACCCAAAGCGCCAAAAGTGTACCGCGAGTGCTCCACTAGTGTCATCTTGTTCTCGTGGGAGCCCACCAACAACACAGCTTATTACTTCGCCATTGCTGTGGACTCGGACGGCCTGGTAACTGAGTGCGTCACTGTGGAAACCTCCTGTTATTTCACCGACACTGTCTGTGGTCAAACATACAGCTTCTACGTCAGCGCCGTCTACACCGGAGGACTAGACTGCAACAGTGGAAAAACAGAGGGTTTAGTCGTCAAAACAG CCCCATGTTTGCCGCAGAACATCTATGCGATTGCAAATTGTAATAGCATCAGCAGTGTCATCATTACTTGGGACAAGGCTGCAGGAGCCGAAGCCTATGTTGTGGAGGCCCGAGGTAATCGTAAAGATTTCTACAACTGTACGTCTGCAAACACAAGCTGCACACTAACAGATCTGGATTGCGGAGAGAGCATGAGCGTGTGGATTGTTGCCAAAAATGGTGAATGCACTACTGATCCTGTAATGGGAGATGTGGCAGACACAG TTCCCTGCATTCCTCAGAACGTGTCTGCTGTGGACACCTGTAGTTCAGACTCTGCCTCTTTCACATGGAATTTTGCCAGCGGTGCAATCATCTACATTGGAATGGCAGTGCATGTGACTGGCACAGTTCACACCTGTGCTGCCATGGCGACAGAATGCACATTCCCAGACCTACAATGCGGCGAGGAGTATGATGCGTATGTCTTGTCAACTAACCTGAAATGCAACAGTTCTGAGAGTCAACATATCACCCTGCAGACAG CTCCATGTGCTCCGGTCAGTGTGGGGGCCACTAGAGACTGTGCAGCAAATCAAGCAGTCGTAAGTTGGCAGGCCCTTCAGACTGGGAGTCTATACACAGCAGTACTGCAGGATGAACATGGGCCCACAGTTAACTGCAGCTCCAGCTCTAACAACTGCACATTCACAAACCTGCTCTGCGGAATGAAATACAACGTCACAGTCACAACAAATGATGGTCAATGTGGAAGTCAGCCATCCACACCCATTCAAATACAGTCAG TTCCCTGTGACCCTCAGAACATAACAACTGTGCTCCAGTGTGACACCAACACAGCCAACGTGACATGGACTGCCAGTGCAGGAGCTAATGGGTACACGGCAATGGCAACAGACGGGCAGCAGCAACGCTTAGCTTCTTGTCACTCTATGGGGACTTCCTGTCAGCTGACCTCTCTGCCGTGTGGGATGAGACTAAATGTAACTGTCCAAGCTGATGGCGCCACCTGCAACAGCAGCTCTCAACCTAAAGCTGTAGTGGAAACAG CTCCCTGCGTTCCCACCAATGTCGCTGCTGCTCTAAACTGTTCATCCAATATTGCCTCCGTCACCTGGCAAAGTGCCCTTGGTGCCACTTGGTACTTGGTTAAGGCAGAAGGCAACCAAGGGTACAAGACGTCCTGCAACAACACTGTCACACACTGTGATATCCCAAACCTGCAGTGCGGCCAGGAATATACCATCACAGTCATGGGCATGAATGGTAACTGTGTGGGCCCGGCTAGCCAGCCTGTCACACTTGTCTCAG CTCCATGTCCCAACACTGGCATTCGAGCCAGTCTGGACTGCAGCACCAACTCAGCACTCATTTCTTGGACACCAGGCAATGGTTCACTAAGTTTCAATGCAACACTGAAGTCTTTCCAGGACCCCCAGAAGCACAACTGCTTGACCAATGGCTCGTCCTGTAGCATCAGTTCACTGCCGTGTGGTCAGCACTATAACATCTGTGTTACAGGATACGGGCAGACCTGTTCAACCTCTTCTAAATCCTTGGTCACTCTTGACACAG CTCCGTGTGTTCCCACTCAAGTCAATGTGTCATTATCTTGTGGGTCGGACACGGCATCTGTTTCCTGGGCAGCATCTAGTGGCCTTGTTTCATACTATACAGTAACAGCAGTAGATGATTTTGGACATACGCTAACATGTAACTCCAGCAGCACTTCCTGTGACATCAGAGGCCTGGCGTGTGGTCAAACATACAACGTGTCAGTCACAGCTATGAGCATGGACTGCACTGGGCAACGTAGTGAAGTGCGTCGCATCAATGCTG CACCCTGTGCTCCCCAGTCTGTGGTCAGTCAGCTCTTAGACTGTCAAACAGGTGATGTTCAGATCAGCTGGCAGTCAAGTAAAGGGGCGCAGATCTACTATGCTCAAGCAAAATCCACTAACAAGACTCTGTTGTGTAACTCCACCTCCACGTCCTGCACCATCCCTGCACTCGGCTGTGGACAGACGTACAATATCACTGTGGTTGCAGAAGCCAACGGCTGTAGCTCCAACGCCAGTGCGATCAGTCAGGTCACAGCAGGTAAAGTGACATTTGaacaaactgaataa